One part of the Luteibacter yeojuensis genome encodes these proteins:
- a CDS encoding Hpt domain-containing protein produces MSISRLLTPLRRWFRGWRAAHIADDVRPHARPGRDLPHMLSRVAARYAAKGRARRIAFEIEVDPGLARDVTGPFDELGGVLCALLDRAMSQGSPYAALHVDVVGDDVAGQLVHFTVVDGRGARERDCPRLRAAAADVAAIGGVIHTENTADAGDRVIVELAFDLPRRPPRIDVNALRGTLGGEAALGEVIVALDRALCSDLADLDALLEQPGVGPLQAWLHRISGALGMAEASELARIGLALERELAGGRRPHVDRAVRRFAEDATGVLALLREQVPALGYSPEP; encoded by the coding sequence TTGAGCATATCGCGTCTCCTGACGCCACTGCGCCGGTGGTTCCGCGGGTGGCGTGCCGCGCACATCGCCGACGATGTCCGCCCGCACGCGCGGCCCGGCCGCGACCTGCCGCACATGCTCTCGCGCGTGGCCGCACGCTATGCCGCGAAGGGAAGGGCGCGGCGCATCGCCTTCGAGATCGAGGTGGACCCCGGGCTCGCCCGCGACGTGACCGGCCCCTTCGACGAACTCGGCGGCGTGCTGTGCGCGCTGCTCGACCGCGCCATGAGCCAGGGCTCTCCCTACGCGGCCCTGCACGTGGACGTGGTGGGTGACGATGTCGCCGGCCAGCTCGTGCATTTCACCGTCGTCGACGGTCGCGGCGCTCGCGAGCGCGACTGCCCGCGACTGCGCGCCGCGGCGGCGGACGTGGCGGCGATCGGTGGCGTCATCCACACGGAGAACACCGCCGACGCCGGCGACCGGGTCATCGTGGAACTCGCCTTCGACCTGCCGCGCAGGCCGCCCCGCATCGACGTGAACGCATTGCGCGGCACGCTGGGTGGCGAAGCCGCGCTCGGCGAGGTCATCGTCGCGCTCGATCGCGCGCTGTGCAGCGACCTCGCCGATCTCGACGCCCTGCTGGAACAGCCGGGGGTCGGGCCGCTCCAGGCATGGCTGCATCGCATCTCGGGCGCCCTCGGCATGGCCGAGGCCAGCGAACTCGCCCGCATCGGCCTGGCGTTGGAGCGCGAGCTGGCGGGCGGGCGCCGGCCCCACGTCGACCGCGCCGTACGACGCTTCGCCGAGGACGCCACCGGCGTGCTCGCGCTCCTTCGCGAACAGGTCCCGGCCTTGGGCTATAGTCCGGAGCCGTGA
- a CDS encoding NAD-dependent protein deacetylase, translated as MNTLPAFDADPLRDFIDAHPRLFVVTGAGISTDSGIPDYRDGQGEWKRSPPMTLQAFMSGPPSRARYWARGMIGWRHFASVQPNVAHRALAALEHAGRIELLLTQNVDGLHEAAGHLNVVDLHGRLDRVRCMQCGDITSRNAMQRRLENANPAWMALQATIAPDGDADLDGVDFSEFAIPPCLVCGGILKPDVVFFGENVPRARVETAWAHLGRADAMLVVGSSLMVYSGYRFVLEASRRGLPIASVNLGVTRADVLLTLKVERSCALALAPYA; from the coding sequence GTGAATACCCTGCCCGCCTTCGACGCCGATCCGCTGCGCGATTTCATCGACGCGCACCCGCGCCTCTTCGTCGTGACCGGCGCCGGCATCAGCACGGATTCCGGCATTCCCGATTACCGCGACGGCCAGGGCGAATGGAAGCGAAGCCCGCCGATGACGCTGCAGGCGTTCATGAGCGGACCGCCGTCCCGCGCCCGCTATTGGGCACGCGGCATGATCGGCTGGCGGCATTTCGCGTCGGTGCAACCCAATGTCGCCCATCGTGCCCTTGCGGCGCTGGAACATGCCGGACGCATCGAACTCCTGCTGACGCAGAACGTCGACGGCCTGCATGAGGCGGCCGGCCATCTGAACGTCGTGGACCTGCATGGGCGGCTCGACCGGGTACGCTGCATGCAGTGCGGCGACATCACGTCCCGCAACGCCATGCAACGCCGCCTGGAGAATGCCAATCCAGCCTGGATGGCCTTGCAGGCGACCATCGCGCCGGACGGCGACGCGGACCTCGACGGTGTAGATTTTTCGGAGTTCGCGATTCCGCCGTGCCTCGTGTGCGGGGGCATCCTCAAGCCCGATGTGGTTTTCTTCGGCGAGAACGTGCCGCGCGCCCGCGTCGAGACCGCCTGGGCCCACCTCGGCCGCGCCGACGCCATGCTCGTCGTCGGTTCCTCGCTGATGGTCTATTCCGGCTACCGGTTTGTTCTGGAGGCCTCGCGTCGCGGCCTGCCCATCGCCTCGGTGAACCTGGGCGTGACCCGTGCCGACGTGCTCCTTACCCTGAAGGTGGAGCGCTCCTGCGCCCTGGCCCTCGCGCCTTACGCCTAG
- the tadA gene encoding tRNA adenosine(34) deaminase TadA — protein sequence MTHLLPIYSTFTDADRAWMARALELAVHARDAEGEVPVGALLVLDGVAVGEGWNRNITLNDPTAHAEIQALRAAGERLSNYRFPGATLYVTLEPCAMCAMAMVHARVARLVFGATDPKTGAAGSVFDTLLSPRHNHRVEVSGGLEAEAAGDLLRRFFRQRR from the coding sequence ATGACCCACTTGTTACCCATCTATTCGACGTTCACCGACGCCGATCGCGCCTGGATGGCCCGGGCGCTGGAACTTGCCGTGCATGCCCGCGACGCGGAAGGCGAAGTGCCCGTGGGAGCGCTGCTCGTGCTCGACGGCGTTGCGGTGGGCGAGGGCTGGAACCGCAACATCACGCTGAACGACCCGACCGCCCATGCGGAGATCCAGGCCCTGCGCGCCGCCGGCGAGCGGCTCTCGAACTACCGTTTCCCGGGGGCCACGCTCTACGTGACCCTGGAACCGTGCGCCATGTGCGCCATGGCGATGGTGCACGCCCGCGTGGCGCGGCTCGTGTTCGGCGCCACCGATCCGAAGACCGGCGCGGCCGGCAGCGTTTTCGATACCCTTCTGTCGCCTCGCCACAATCACCGTGTGGAGGTGTCCGGGGGCCTCGAGGCCGAGGCCGCGGGCGACCTTCTGCGCCGTTTCTTCCGCCAACGCCGCTAG
- a CDS encoding carboxymuconolactone decarboxylase family protein, with product MSKRINYMKVAPESVKGLLAVHGYLGQSGLEPTLLNLIFLRVSQINSCAFCIDMHSQELVKHGVPFEKLILTPAWREAGEVFTPREQAALAWAESVTRVAETGVPDEDYDAAAAEFGEKELVDLSVAIALMNAYNRLGVAFRNTPVAATKMARSA from the coding sequence ATGAGCAAGCGCATCAACTACATGAAAGTGGCCCCGGAAAGCGTAAAGGGCCTCCTGGCCGTCCACGGATACCTCGGCCAGAGCGGACTGGAGCCGACCCTCCTGAATCTGATCTTCCTGCGCGTCTCGCAGATCAACAGCTGCGCCTTCTGCATCGATATGCACTCCCAGGAACTGGTGAAACACGGTGTGCCGTTCGAGAAATTGATCCTGACCCCGGCCTGGCGCGAGGCCGGCGAGGTGTTCACCCCGCGCGAACAGGCCGCCCTCGCCTGGGCCGAGTCGGTGACCCGGGTCGCCGAGACGGGCGTGCCGGACGAGGACTATGACGCCGCCGCCGCCGAGTTCGGCGAGAAGGAGCTGGTGGACCTGTCCGTCGCCATCGCGCTCATGAACGCCTACAACCGGCTTGGCGTGGCCTTCCGCAACACTCCGGTCGCCGCGACGAAGATGGCTCGCTCCGCCTGA
- a CDS encoding class I SAM-dependent methyltransferase has protein sequence MNHPASSTGLLGDTAARDYAAKLRRFNAFAAPEIRESIARLGFAPGMRVLDAGCGTGEALGWLSEAVGPDGAVAGIDLATAHVASARDSAPGDALVIQGDLTALPFVQRSFDLVWSVNTFNHLHDPVACIRRVASLLRAGGRVALGQSSLLPDMYFAWDSRLERLTNDAVRQYYRDRYGLDERDLAAVRSLVGMLRDAGLRNVTARTVTIERVSPVSPDDERYLVETLFRDSWGERLRPYLSPDDYEALGRLCDPADAGFALRRPDFHFLQTFTVAVGGISA, from the coding sequence ATGAACCACCCAGCCAGTTCCACCGGCCTGCTCGGCGATACGGCGGCGCGAGACTATGCCGCGAAACTTCGTCGCTTCAACGCCTTCGCGGCTCCGGAAATCCGGGAGTCGATAGCGCGCCTGGGGTTCGCGCCCGGCATGCGCGTCCTCGACGCCGGTTGCGGCACCGGCGAGGCACTGGGCTGGTTGTCGGAAGCGGTCGGCCCCGACGGCGCCGTCGCAGGTATCGACCTGGCGACGGCGCATGTCGCGTCGGCCCGGGACTCGGCGCCGGGGGATGCGTTGGTCATCCAGGGCGACCTGACCGCGCTGCCTTTCGTCCAGCGGAGCTTCGACCTGGTCTGGTCGGTCAACACCTTCAACCACCTGCACGATCCCGTCGCGTGCATTCGGCGCGTGGCATCGCTGCTCCGCGCGGGCGGGCGCGTCGCGCTTGGCCAGAGCTCGCTGCTTCCGGACATGTATTTCGCGTGGGATTCGCGCCTGGAACGCCTGACGAACGACGCGGTGCGCCAGTACTACAGGGACCGCTACGGCCTCGATGAGCGGGACCTGGCCGCGGTGCGCTCGCTGGTCGGCATGCTCCGCGACGCGGGGCTCCGGAACGTCACGGCGCGCACCGTGACGATCGAGCGCGTGTCGCCGGTGAGTCCGGACGACGAGCGCTACCTCGTCGAGACCCTTTTCCGGGACTCATGGGGCGAACGGCTGCGGCCCTACCTTTCGCCCGACGACTACGAGGCACTCGGCCGGCTTTGCGATCCGGCGGATGCCGGATTCGCGCTGCGCCGCCCGGACTTCCACTTCCTGCAAACCTTTACCGTGGCGGTCGGCGGGATCAGCGCCTGA
- a CDS encoding DNA-3-methyladenine glycosylase I: MSKEPKRCAWAGTDPLYLDYHDTEWGVPLHDSRMLWEQLMLEGFQAGLSWITILRKRENFRKAFKGFEPAKVARFGEKDILRLLDDPGIIRSRAKIEATIHGAKVYEAMRERGEDFDGYCWSFTEGRTIRGNGRVVPAQTPLSVTISKDLKKRGFKFVGPTITYAWMQAVGIVDDHVVGCFRR; encoded by the coding sequence ATGAGTAAAGAACCCAAGCGTTGCGCCTGGGCGGGCACCGACCCGCTGTACCTCGACTACCACGACACCGAGTGGGGCGTGCCGCTGCACGATTCCCGCATGTTGTGGGAACAGCTGATGCTGGAAGGTTTCCAGGCCGGCCTCTCGTGGATCACGATCCTGCGCAAGCGCGAGAACTTCCGGAAGGCGTTCAAGGGCTTCGAGCCGGCGAAGGTGGCCCGTTTCGGCGAGAAGGATATCCTGCGCCTGCTCGACGACCCGGGCATCATCCGTTCCCGCGCGAAGATCGAAGCCACGATCCATGGCGCGAAAGTCTACGAAGCCATGCGCGAGCGTGGCGAGGACTTCGACGGTTACTGCTGGTCGTTCACCGAGGGCAGGACGATCCGCGGCAACGGCAGGGTCGTTCCCGCGCAGACGCCGTTGTCGGTCACCATCTCGAAGGATCTCAAGAAGCGCGGCTTCAAGTTCGTGGGCCCGACGATCACGTACGCGTGGATGCAGGCGGTGGGCATCGTCGACGACCACGTCGTCGGATGCTTCAGGCGCTGA
- a CDS encoding DUF1348 family protein: MAAPFPPFTLETATKKVRLAEDGWNSRTPEKVSLAYSPDSQWRNRAEFVRGRAEIVGFLTRKWARELDYRLIKELWAFTGNRIAVRFAYEWHDDSGNWFRSYGNENWEFDEAGEMTHRHACINDLPIKESERKFHWPSGRRPDDHPGLSDLGL; encoded by the coding sequence ATGGCCGCCCCCTTTCCTCCGTTTACCCTCGAGACCGCCACGAAGAAGGTCCGCCTCGCCGAGGACGGGTGGAACAGCCGGACACCGGAAAAGGTATCCCTGGCGTACTCTCCCGACAGCCAGTGGCGCAATCGTGCCGAGTTCGTGCGCGGCCGCGCCGAGATCGTCGGCTTCCTCACGCGCAAGTGGGCGCGTGAACTCGATTACCGGCTGATCAAGGAACTCTGGGCGTTCACCGGCAACCGCATCGCCGTGCGCTTCGCCTACGAATGGCACGACGACAGCGGCAACTGGTTTCGTTCCTACGGCAATGAGAACTGGGAATTCGACGAGGCGGGCGAAATGACCCATCGCCATGCCTGCATCAACGATCTTCCGATCAAGGAAAGCGAACGCAAGTTCCACTGGCCATCGGGCCGCCGTCCGGACGATCATCCGGGCCTTTCCGATCTCGGCCTTTAG
- a CDS encoding NADH:flavin oxidoreductase/NADH oxidase, with amino-acid sequence MAHPALFQPIRIHELELPNRIVVAPMCQYSAVDGRMNDWHRIHLGHLAMSGAALLTIEATAVLPEGRITWADVGLYDDATEGAMRETLESVRRWSDMPIGIQLAHAGRKASTEVPWAGGMQLPSGHEHGWQAVAPSAVPYHPDEHAPVALGKDDLGRIRDAFATAARRAARLGLDFIQLHAAHGYLLHQFLSPLSNQRTDEYGGSLENRMRFPLEVFDAVRAAFPADRPVTVRVSATDWVEGGWDLAQTAAFAKALEAHGCAAIHVSTGGLHHTQRIAAGPGYQVPFARGVKQAVSIPVVAVGLITDPEHAEAIVANGDADLVALARTILYDPRWPWHAAERLGATVRPPKQYLRAHPARHRQLFQVDGPADPAPMWIRDENGTYR; translated from the coding sequence ATGGCGCACCCCGCGCTGTTCCAACCGATCCGTATCCATGAGCTCGAACTGCCGAACCGGATCGTCGTCGCGCCGATGTGCCAGTACTCTGCCGTGGACGGACGCATGAACGACTGGCACAGGATCCATCTGGGTCACCTCGCCATGTCCGGAGCCGCGCTGCTCACCATCGAAGCGACCGCCGTGCTGCCCGAGGGCCGCATCACGTGGGCCGATGTGGGCCTGTACGACGACGCGACGGAGGGCGCCATGCGGGAGACGCTCGAAAGCGTCCGGCGCTGGTCCGATATGCCTATCGGCATCCAGCTGGCACATGCCGGTCGCAAGGCGTCCACGGAAGTCCCGTGGGCCGGCGGCATGCAGCTTCCGTCCGGACACGAGCACGGCTGGCAGGCCGTGGCGCCGTCGGCGGTTCCGTACCATCCGGACGAGCATGCGCCCGTCGCCCTGGGCAAGGACGACCTTGGCCGCATCCGCGATGCCTTCGCGACGGCGGCACGGCGTGCCGCGCGGCTCGGCCTCGATTTTATCCAGCTGCACGCCGCCCACGGTTACCTGCTTCACCAGTTTCTCTCGCCGCTCTCGAACCAGCGAACCGACGAGTACGGCGGCTCGCTGGAGAACCGCATGCGTTTTCCGCTCGAGGTGTTCGACGCGGTACGCGCCGCCTTTCCGGCGGATCGTCCGGTGACGGTCCGCGTCTCGGCCACCGACTGGGTGGAAGGCGGCTGGGATCTCGCGCAGACGGCCGCGTTCGCCAAGGCGCTGGAAGCGCATGGCTGCGCCGCGATCCACGTGTCGACCGGCGGCCTGCACCACACCCAGCGGATCGCGGCGGGCCCGGGTTACCAGGTGCCGTTCGCGCGCGGCGTGAAGCAGGCCGTGTCGATCCCTGTGGTCGCGGTGGGGCTCATCACGGATCCCGAGCACGCGGAAGCCATCGTCGCCAACGGCGACGCCGACCTCGTCGCGCTGGCCCGCACGATCCTCTACGACCCGCGCTGGCCCTGGCATGCGGCGGAGCGGCTCGGTGCGACCGTGCGTCCGCCGAAGCAGTACCTGCGCGCGCACCCGGCAAGGCACCGGCAGCTTTTCCAGGTCGACGGTCCCGCCGATCCGGCGCCCATGTGGATTCGCGACGAAAACGGTACCTATCGCTGA
- a CDS encoding isoprenylcysteine carboxylmethyltransferase family protein gives MTAFFLAFTVFAVVCRVASLAVSLRHEAALKRAGAVEYGALNSNLLAVCHVVFYVAAIWEGWARGPELDGTAVVGIALYLLALLFLFYVIRLLGRLWTVKLIIAPDHELVTHPLFRVVRHPNYFLNIVPELIGLTLALHSYRTLAIGLPIYLVPLIVRIVQEEKAMRARFG, from the coding sequence ATGACCGCCTTCTTCCTCGCCTTTACCGTGTTCGCCGTCGTCTGCCGCGTGGCGAGCCTGGCCGTGTCCCTGCGCCACGAAGCCGCGCTGAAGCGCGCCGGTGCCGTCGAATATGGCGCCCTCAACAGCAATCTCCTGGCCGTCTGCCATGTAGTGTTCTATGTCGCCGCGATCTGGGAGGGCTGGGCGCGGGGCCCCGAACTCGACGGCACCGCCGTCGTCGGCATCGCGCTCTATCTCCTCGCGCTGCTGTTCCTGTTCTACGTGATCCGCCTGCTCGGGCGGTTGTGGACGGTCAAGCTCATCATCGCCCCCGACCACGAGCTGGTGACGCATCCCCTCTTCCGCGTGGTACGCCACCCGAACTATTTCCTGAACATCGTTCCCGAACTGATCGGCCTCACCCTCGCCCTGCACAGCTACAGGACCCTGGCGATCGGCCTGCCGATCTACCTGGTCCCGCTCATCGTCCGCATCGTCCAGGAAGAGAAGGCGATGCGGGCCCGGTTCGGCTGA
- a CDS encoding dihydrofolate reductase family protein, whose product MTKVRVNAYSISADGFGAGPEQSLDLPMGVGAEGLHRWLLDTKTFHAMTGKDGGSTGVDETYASRSMAGLGAWILGRNMFGPVRGEWPDDSWKGWWGDTPPYHCPVFVLTHHAREPLEMNGGTVFHFVTGGIDEALARAKEAAGGNDVRIGGGASTIRQYLGAGAIDELHIAVSPVLLGRGETLFTGLDLPGLGYAVKEQAQGEHAMHIVLARR is encoded by the coding sequence ATGACGAAAGTTCGCGTAAATGCTTATTCCATCTCGGCAGACGGTTTCGGGGCCGGGCCGGAGCAGAGCCTCGACCTGCCCATGGGCGTCGGTGCCGAAGGGCTCCATCGGTGGCTGCTCGACACGAAGACCTTCCACGCCATGACGGGCAAGGATGGCGGTTCGACCGGTGTCGACGAAACCTACGCATCGCGTTCGATGGCGGGCCTCGGCGCGTGGATACTCGGCCGCAACATGTTCGGTCCCGTTCGCGGCGAGTGGCCCGACGACAGCTGGAAGGGCTGGTGGGGCGATACGCCGCCTTACCACTGTCCGGTCTTCGTCCTCACCCACCATGCCAGGGAGCCGCTGGAGATGAACGGCGGCACCGTCTTCCACTTCGTGACGGGGGGCATCGACGAGGCCCTGGCCCGGGCGAAGGAAGCGGCCGGCGGCAACGACGTCCGCATCGGCGGGGGAGCGAGCACGATCCGCCAGTACCTCGGCGCCGGTGCCATCGACGAACTGCATATCGCGGTGTCGCCCGTGCTGCTGGGTCGCGGCGAAACCCTTTTCACCGGACTGGACCTGCCCGGCCTCGGTTACGCCGTCAAGGAACAGGCCCAAGGCGAGCACGCGATGCATATCGTGCTGGCCCGGCGATGA
- a CDS encoding HlyD family efflux transporter periplasmic adaptor subunit, with protein MGSMPAAPPWPALRDELSIHPVGRNRDGSPAWHLSDPVRNQFFRIGWLEFEILRHWALCDPGRIAEAIAATTTLVPEAGDVLDFVQFLQQQQLTRAAMPKRQASVLHWLLQNYLFIRIPLIRPERFLRRVLPYVRWMFGARFLVATLLAAVLGLLLAARQWDAVQANLRGAMSWDGVVAFAGALVFSKCWHEFGHAFMATRFGVRVGHMGMALLVMLPMAYTDTGESWKLERSRRRLAIASAGVMAELVLAAWCTLLWSFAPEGNFKNALFFLGTTAWVLTVAVNASPFMRFDGYFILADALDYPGLHERAGRWAKRWVRRGLLGIEDPRPDAVSPRFAGFLTAFAFATWLYRLTLFVGIAVIVYHAFFKALGLILFLVEILTFVVKPMVYEVRVWWARRAEIRRAALIRWLLPLGVLAVVFLLPWSSGITADGIVEAGFEQPVFTPYAARLERVAVHDGERVAPGQVLFELSAPTPKDDDAKAAALREAYESTARGAVALDRDGVAKQVVAERMADQYDVQRRASAAELHRLRLVATEGGVVRDLDTTLQAGNWVSPGSRIATVVGGTRWRAEVLVSEADRARLVPGTEATVYPHGRWTPLRGRIVALDNGAMEHLPSLMLAKNHGGPVPLNPTAPAKDLRPASVWYRVRVEGDGLTDPIATEDLATVHLQGRRESIGRRWIDSVLLILLQQTGLGKDG; from the coding sequence ATGGGATCGATGCCTGCGGCGCCACCGTGGCCCGCATTGCGCGACGAGCTGAGCATCCATCCGGTGGGACGCAACCGCGACGGATCGCCGGCGTGGCATCTGTCCGATCCCGTACGCAACCAGTTCTTCCGCATCGGCTGGCTGGAATTCGAGATACTCCGGCATTGGGCGCTGTGCGATCCGGGGCGCATCGCCGAGGCGATCGCGGCCACCACCACGCTGGTGCCGGAAGCCGGGGATGTGCTCGATTTCGTCCAGTTCCTGCAGCAACAACAACTCACCCGCGCCGCCATGCCAAAGCGCCAGGCGTCGGTGCTGCACTGGCTGTTGCAGAACTACCTGTTCATCCGCATCCCGCTCATTCGGCCCGAGCGGTTCCTGCGCCGCGTGCTGCCCTATGTGCGGTGGATGTTCGGCGCGAGATTCCTTGTCGCCACCTTGCTGGCCGCGGTGCTCGGGCTCCTGCTGGCGGCACGTCAATGGGATGCCGTGCAGGCCAATCTTCGCGGGGCGATGAGCTGGGACGGTGTCGTCGCCTTCGCCGGGGCACTCGTCTTCTCCAAATGCTGGCATGAGTTCGGCCACGCGTTCATGGCCACGCGGTTCGGCGTGCGCGTCGGGCACATGGGCATGGCGCTGCTCGTCATGCTGCCGATGGCGTATACCGACACCGGCGAAAGCTGGAAGCTCGAGCGTTCGCGGCGCCGCCTCGCCATCGCGTCGGCCGGCGTCATGGCCGAACTCGTGCTCGCCGCCTGGTGCACGCTGCTCTGGTCGTTCGCACCGGAGGGGAATTTCAAGAATGCCTTGTTCTTCCTCGGCACCACCGCATGGGTATTGACGGTGGCCGTGAACGCGAGTCCGTTCATGCGCTTCGACGGTTACTTCATCCTGGCCGACGCCCTCGACTATCCAGGACTGCACGAGCGGGCGGGGCGCTGGGCCAAGCGCTGGGTGCGGCGCGGGCTGCTCGGCATCGAGGATCCGCGTCCCGACGCGGTGTCGCCACGCTTCGCGGGGTTCCTGACCGCCTTCGCGTTCGCGACCTGGCTGTACCGGCTGACACTTTTCGTAGGTATCGCCGTGATCGTCTACCACGCGTTCTTCAAGGCGCTCGGCCTCATTCTCTTCCTGGTGGAAATCCTCACGTTCGTGGTGAAACCGATGGTCTACGAAGTACGGGTATGGTGGGCCCGACGCGCGGAAATCCGCCGCGCCGCACTCATCCGCTGGCTCCTGCCTCTTGGTGTCCTCGCCGTGGTCTTCCTTCTGCCGTGGTCGTCGGGCATCACCGCCGACGGCATCGTGGAGGCGGGCTTCGAGCAGCCCGTGTTCACGCCCTATGCGGCACGCCTCGAGCGCGTGGCGGTCCACGACGGCGAACGCGTGGCCCCGGGACAGGTGCTGTTCGAACTCTCGGCGCCGACGCCGAAGGACGATGACGCGAAGGCGGCCGCCTTACGCGAGGCCTACGAGTCCACCGCCCGCGGCGCCGTGGCCCTCGACCGCGACGGCGTGGCCAAGCAGGTCGTGGCCGAGCGCATGGCCGATCAGTACGACGTGCAGCGACGCGCCAGCGCGGCCGAGCTTCATCGCCTGCGCCTCGTCGCCACCGAGGGTGGGGTCGTCCGCGATCTGGATACGACCTTGCAGGCCGGGAACTGGGTGTCGCCCGGTTCGCGCATCGCGACTGTCGTGGGCGGCACGCGCTGGCGTGCCGAGGTGCTGGTTTCCGAGGCCGACCGCGCTCGCCTGGTGCCGGGTACCGAGGCCACCGTCTATCCGCATGGCCGCTGGACTCCTTTACGCGGCCGCATCGTCGCGTTGGACAACGGCGCGATGGAACACCTGCCGAGCCTGATGCTGGCGAAGAACCACGGCGGTCCGGTTCCGCTGAATCCGACCGCGCCCGCCAAGGACCTGCGGCCGGCCTCGGTCTGGTACCGGGTACGCGTGGAAGGCGACGGCCTGACCGACCCGATCGCCACGGAGGATCTGGCCACGGTGCACCTTCAGGGTCGCCGGGAGAGCATCGGCCGGCGCTGGATCGACAGCGTGCTGCTGATCCTCCTGCAGCAGACGGGGCTGGGCAAGGACGGCTGA
- a CDS encoding efflux RND transporter periplasmic adaptor subunit, with protein MNAPDTRGATASSRFYALAARVEAATTAAELGFVACNETRLLVDYRQAALVTLSQARGPWLAAHSGLADPDPNTPYALWLAAVARRIAERCAELPASARVLPLSPEMLGEELAAAWGEWLPAHVWILPLTGPDQAVGALLFLARDHAWPTTLVPDGADYALLQLSGLYGYAWWSLVARPTRWQRWWRKAGTGRRLRYALAALLLVLLVPVREYTLVPAEVISTRSQVIASPREGVIHRMAVLPNTPVKAGQVLAELDDTTLRNRLAVAQAELATASVEMHQAAQQAIESQNAKADLGMAEGKWRERQVEVMSLQREVDKLAIRAPADGVFVYSDPDDWGGRPVQTGERIGLLADPHALGVRAWAPVGEPTNLAAGAPMTVFLKVAPLDPLDARLDYAGYQPVEAPNGVASYVLRGTIEGTPPGARIGLQGTARVSGRWSVLGYLMLRRPLATVRSWSGI; from the coding sequence ATGAATGCCCCGGACACCCGCGGCGCGACCGCGTCGTCGCGGTTCTACGCGCTCGCCGCGCGGGTCGAGGCCGCCACGACGGCGGCCGAGCTCGGCTTCGTCGCGTGCAACGAAACCCGCTTGCTGGTGGATTACCGGCAGGCGGCCTTGGTCACGCTGTCGCAGGCGCGCGGACCGTGGCTGGCCGCGCATTCCGGCCTGGCCGATCCGGATCCCAACACGCCGTACGCCTTATGGCTGGCGGCCGTGGCCCGCCGGATCGCGGAGCGCTGCGCGGAGCTTCCCGCGTCGGCGCGCGTGCTGCCGTTGTCCCCGGAGATGCTGGGCGAGGAACTCGCAGCGGCGTGGGGCGAATGGTTGCCGGCGCACGTATGGATCCTTCCGCTGACCGGTCCCGACCAGGCCGTGGGTGCCTTGCTCTTCCTCGCCCGCGATCATGCCTGGCCGACGACCCTCGTTCCGGACGGCGCGGACTATGCGCTGCTGCAGCTGTCCGGCCTCTACGGTTACGCGTGGTGGTCGCTCGTCGCCCGGCCCACGCGCTGGCAGCGCTGGTGGCGAAAGGCCGGCACCGGCCGCCGGTTGCGCTATGCGCTGGCGGCGCTGCTGCTTGTGCTGCTGGTTCCCGTGCGCGAGTACACCCTCGTGCCCGCCGAGGTCATTTCCACCCGGAGCCAGGTGATCGCCTCGCCGCGCGAAGGCGTGATCCATCGCATGGCGGTGCTGCCGAACACGCCGGTGAAGGCCGGCCAGGTGCTCGCCGAACTGGACGACACCACCTTGCGCAACCGCCTCGCCGTCGCCCAGGCCGAACTGGCGACGGCGAGCGTGGAGATGCACCAGGCCGCACAGCAGGCCATCGAAAGCCAGAACGCCAAGGCCGACCTCGGCATGGCGGAAGGCAAGTGGCGCGAGCGCCAGGTGGAAGTCATGTCGTTGCAGCGCGAGGTGGACAAGCTCGCCATCCGCGCGCCGGCCGACGGCGTCTTCGTCTATTCCGATCCCGACGACTGGGGCGGCCGCCCCGTGCAGACGGGCGAGCGCATCGGGCTGCTCGCCGATCCGCACGCGCTCGGCGTCCGCGCCTGGGCGCCGGTCGGCGAGCCCACCAACCTCGCGGCGGGTGCGCCGATGACGGTGTTCCTCAAGGTGGCCCCGCTGGATCCGCTCGATGCGCGACTGGACTATGCCGGCTACCAGCCGGTGGAAGCGCCCAATGGCGTGGCGAGCTACGTGCTGCGCGGCACGATCGAGGGCACGCCGCCCGGCGCGCGCATTGGTCTGCAAGGCACGGCTCGCGTGTCCGGCCGCTGGAGCGTGCTGGGTTACCTCATGCTGCGCCGGCCGCTCGCGACCGTGCGCTCGTGGAGCGGGATCTGA